One Helianthus annuus cultivar XRQ/B chromosome 7, HanXRQr2.0-SUNRISE, whole genome shotgun sequence genomic region harbors:
- the LOC110869184 gene encoding pentatricopeptide repeat-containing protein At4g25270, chloroplastic, producing MALSMHYQLINTFCLNKDTNKKPNRNQQTQFTQLSFPKSSPTQLLTHQNHSAQTKLEALYNVVQDLETSVKNGINIDDPRIFSSLLETCYRLQAIELGIRIHRVIPTKLLRRNAGVSSKLLRLYASNGYMEDAHQVFDVMSERNSSAFVWNSLISGYSEMGLYDDALALYFQMIEEGVEPDGFTFPRVLKACGGMGLIRVGQEVHREIIRRGYANDRFVLNGLVGMYAKCGDIMMARKMFDKIEVKDIVSWNSMLAGFVKHDMLFDALVTFRQMMLDGFEPDAVSISTILTPGLPEKLVAEIHAWVIRKGTEWNLPIANSLIYVYSNNGRLDRARQVFDQMPERDLVSWNSIISVHNKHPNALMYFQLMLSANTSPDAITFVSVLTVCAHLRLVKEGERLFSTMTDKYGINPSMEHYACLVNLYGRAGLIVEAYKVITDKMKLKAGPTVWGALLHACYVHGNVEIGEIAAENLFELEPDNSHNFKLLMQIYGEASRVEDVERVRTMMVSRGFDL from the coding sequence ATGGCTTTGAGCATGCACTATCAACTCATCAACACTTTCTGTTTGAATAAAGACACAAACAAGAAACCAAATCGAAATCAACAAACTCAATTCACACAACTCTCCTTCCCCAAATCATCTCCAACCCAACTTCTTACACACCAAAACCATTCAGCACAGACCAAACTTGAAGCACTTTACAACGTTGTACAAGACCTCGAAACCTCTGTAAAAAACGGCATAAACATCGACGATCCCCGTATATTCTCTTCACTTCTCGAAACCTGTTATCGGTTACAAGCAATCGAACTCGGTATCCGGATCCATAGAGTAATACCCACCAAACTTTTACGTAGAAACGCGGGTGTTTCTTCAAAACTGCTTAGATTATATGCATCAAACGGGTATATGGAGGATGCACACCAGGTGTTCGATGTAATGTCTGAGAGAAACTCGTCTGCTTTTGTTTGGAATTCGCTTATATCCGGTTATTCCGAAATGGGTTTGTATGATGATGCATTGGCATTGTATTTCCAAATGATTGAAGAGGGTGTAGAGCCCGACGGGTTCACGTTTCCGCGTGTGCTTAAAGCGTGTGGTGGCATGGGTTTGATTCGTGTCGGTCAGGAAGTTCATCGTGAGATAATTCGACGAGGGTATGCGAATGATCGGTTTGTGCTTAATGGGTTGGTTGGTATGTACGCGAAGTGTGGTGACATTATGATGGCAcgtaaaatgtttgataaaattgaGGTAAAAGATATAGTTTCATGGAACTCAATGCTTGCTGGTTTTGTTAAACACGATATGTTGTTCGACGCGTTGGTGACTTTTCGACAAATGATGCTAGACGGTTTTGAGCCGGACGCGGTTTCTATTTCCACAATTCTTACACCCGGGCTGCCAGAAAAACTTGTGGCGGAGATTCACGCGTGGGTTATTCGTAAAGGAACCGAATGGAATTTACCGATTGCGAATTCGCTTATTTATGTTTACTCGAATAATGGCAGGTTGGACAGAGCAAGACAGGTGTTCGACCAAATGCCTGAGAGAGATTTGGTTTCTTGGAACAGCATTATATCAGTGCACAACAAACACCCGAATGCCCTTATGTACTTCCAGCTTATGTTAAGTGCGAATACTTCCCCCGACGCGATTACATTCGTGTCCGTATTAACGGTGTGTGCTCATTTGAGATTGGTAAAAGAGGGTGAAAGATTGTTTTCTACGATGACGGATAAATATGGAATAAATCCAAGTATGGAACACTATGCATGTCTGGTGAATCTTTATGGTCGAGCCGGATTGATAGTCGAAGCTTACAAAGTGATCACGGATAAAATGAAACTCAAAGCTGGTCCGACGGTTTGGGGAGCGTTATTACATGCTTGTTATGTGCATGGGAATGTAGAAATCGGGGAAATTGCTGCGGAGAATCTGTTCGAGTTGGAGCCTGATAACAGCCATAATTTCAAGCTTTTGATGCAGATTTATGGTGAAGCGAGTCGTGTGGAAGATGTGGAAAGAGTTAGAACAATGATGGTGAGCCGAGGGTTCGACTTGTAA